GGTGCCGCACACTTGCAACAAGCACCTTGGTCGCAAATCCGTAGTTGTTGAAAATGGTCATGATTTCATGGATGAGGTGCATGCCGTCCTGCGCGATACCATCCAGCCTTCCCACAAAGGGAGAGACGTAGGTGGCTCCGGCCTTGGCGGCAAGCAATGCCTGCAGGGGCGAAAAGACCAGTGTTACATTGGTCTTTATGCCCATCTCCGTAAGGGTGCGTACGGCCTTTATCCCCTCGGGAATCATGGGGATTTTTACAACGACATTGGAGCCGAACTTGACAAGCTCCTTCGCCTCCCGAACCATTTCTTCAGCCTTGAGTCCTACAACTTCAAGGCTGACAGGTCCTTCCACCTCGTTGCAGACAGCCTGCGCTATCTCGCGCCAGTCGCCCTTTTCCCGTGAAAACAACGTCGGGTTGGTAGTTACCCCGTCGATTAGTCCGTAGGCCTGCGCCTCACGTATTTCGTCCAGATTCGCTGTATCGATGAAGAATTCCATGTCGCCTCGCTTGATTGATCATGTTGTTCGCGCGAATGAAACAATCCTGAAAGCCAACCTAGCATGTGAAGAACGCGAATGACAATAAAAAGCCCTCTCTTTCAGCCAGTTAAATCAGAGAAGGCATAAAAAAAGAGAGGAATCCGGCAGGAATCCTCTCATACATGAAAAACTGTACGGTCTCAGAAGAACGGTTATGCTTCTTCCTTGGCCTCGGCAGCAATTTCGCGGCCGCCCTGCTCCAGCTGAGCCAGATACTTGTCACGACATTCGTAGCTGCAGAAACGGTGGATATTCTCGCCGTCGCGCACACGAATTTCCTGATCAAGGGAAACATAGGCACCGCAGACAGGGTCTTTGACCATTTCGCCGGTGGCTACCTTGCGTTCGATGTCCTTCGCCTTCTTGGCGGCGTCCTTGTCGGACTTCTTCTTGCTGTCATTGGTGAACATCTTGAAGAGAGCCCAGCCACACACGGCGAAAATGAGTAACTTGATGAGCATTGGCCTACCCTTGTCTTTGTCG
This region of Desulfovibrio subterraneus genomic DNA includes:
- the fsa gene encoding fructose-6-phosphate aldolase, yielding MEFFIDTANLDEIREAQAYGLIDGVTTNPTLFSREKGDWREIAQAVCNEVEGPVSLEVVGLKAEEMVREAKELVKFGSNVVVKIPMIPEGIKAVRTLTEMGIKTNVTLVFSPLQALLAAKAGATYVSPFVGRLDGIAQDGMHLIHEIMTIFNNYGFATKVLVASVRHPRHVVDAATMGAHTVTVPFKVLMSFTQHPLTDSGLESFLADWNKVVQK
- a CDS encoding transcriptional regulator, which gives rise to MLIKLLIFAVCGWALFKMFTNDSKKKSDKDAAKKAKDIERKVATGEMVKDPVCGAYVSLDQEIRVRDGENIHRFCSYECRDKYLAQLEQGGREIAAEAKEEA